A single region of the Sorghum bicolor cultivar BTx623 chromosome 7, Sorghum_bicolor_NCBIv3, whole genome shotgun sequence genome encodes:
- the LOC8077883 gene encoding subtilisin-like protease SBT1.5: MPPPPHYYPVLLPLLVLAAVAGGGGGEADGLERTYIVRVDADAKPSVYPTHAHWYEAAVLAAAGDGAGWPEGGPLIHTYSAAFHGFSARMSPAAAQALASAPGVAAVVPERVRQLATTRSPRFLGLLSSPPSALLADSDFGADLVIAIVDTGISPAHRSFHDRGLGPVPSRWRGVCASGPGFPPSACNRKLVGARFFSKGYEATSGRMNETAEVRSPLDTDGHGTHTASIAAGRYVFPASTLGYARGVAAGMAPKARLAAYKVCWVGGCFDSDILAAFDAAVADGVDVVSLSVGGVVVPYYLDAIAIGAFGATEAGIVVSASAGNGGPGGLTVTNVAPWMATVGAGSMDRAFPANVRLGDGQVLDGVSVYGGPALESGRMYELVYAGASGDGGGGASSASDGYSASMCLDGSLDPAAVHGKIVVCDRGVNSRAAKGDVVHRAGGIGMVLANGAFDGEGLVADCHVLPATAVGAAAGDRLRKYIASSTKQRPATGTILFEGTHLGVHPAPVVAAFSARGPNPQSPEILKPDLIAPGLNILAAWPSGVGPAGIPSDIRRTEFNILSGTSMACPHVSGLAALLKAAHPTWSPAAIKSALMTTAYVRDNSNGTMVDESTGAVAGAFDFGAGHVDPMRAMDPGLVYDIGPGDYVNFLCNLNYTEQNIRAITRRQADCRGARRAGHAGNLNYPSMSATFVAAADGARETTTMRTHFIRTATNVGGGGKAVYRASVQAPEGCNVTVQPRQLAFRRDGQRLSFTVRVEAAVAAAPGKRMEPGSSQVRSGALTWSDGRHVVRSPIVVTVQAPLQ, encoded by the coding sequence atgccgccgccgccgcactacTATCCCGTCCTGCTGCCGCTACTGGTTCTTGCGGCTGTGGCGGGCGGGGGAGGGGGAGAGGCAGATGGACTGGAGCGGACGTACATCGTGCGGGTGGACGCCGACGCGAAGCCGTCGGTGTACCCGACGCACGCGCACTGGTACGAGGCGGCGGtgctggcggcggccggcgATGGCGCGGGGTGGCCGGAAGGGGGCCCGCTGATCCACACCTACTCGGCCGCCTTCCACGGGTTCTCCGCGCGGATGTCCCCCGCGGCCGCCCAAGCGCTGGCGTCCGCGCCCGGGGTGGCGGCCGTGGTGCCCGAGCGCGTGCGGCAGCTCGCCACCACGCGGTCCCCGAGGTTCCTCGGCTTGCTGTCCTCCCCGCCGTCGGCGCTGCTCGCGGACTCCGACTTCGGGGCTGACCTGGTCATCGCCATCGTCGACACCGGCATCTCCCCCGCGCACCGCAGCTTCCACGACCGCGGGCTGGGCCCGGTCCCGAGCCGGTGGCGCGGGGTGTGCGCGTCCGGGCCCGGGTTCCCGCCCAGCGCCTGCAACCGCAAGCTCGTCGGTGCGCGGTTCTTCTCCAAGGGGTACGAGGCCACCTCGGGACGCATGAATGAGACGGCGGAGGTCAGGTCCCCGCTCGACACCGACGGGCACGGCACCCACACCGCGTCTATCGCTGCGGGGAGGTACGTGTTCCCGGCGTCCACGCTTGGGTACGCGCGCGGCGTGGCCGCCGGGATGGCGCCCAAGGCGCGATTGGCAGCGTACAAGGTGTGCTGGGTGGGTGGCTGCTTCGACTCCGACATTCTCGCGGCCTTcgacgccgccgtcgccgacggTGTCGATGTGGTTTCGCTCAGCGTCGGTGGCGTTGTTGTGCCGTACTACCTCGACGCGATTGCTATCGGGGCGTTCGGCGCCACCGAAGCCGGTATCGTCGTCTCTGCTTCGGCCGGCAATGGTGGTCCCGGTGGGCTCACGGTGACCAATGTGGCGCCCTGGATGGCCACCGTCGGGGCTGGCTCCATGGACCGCGCGTTCCCGGCCAATGTGCGGCTCGGCGACGGGCAGGTGCTCGACGGCGTGAGCGTGTACGGGGGGCCAGCGCTCGAGTCCGGCAGGATGTACGAGCTGGTGTACGCCGGGGcgagcggcgacggcggcggcggagcttcGTCCGCGTCCGACGGGTACTCGGCGTCGATGTGCCTCGACGGCTCGCTGGACCCAGCCGCAGTGCACGGCAAGATCGTGGTGTGCGACCGCGGCGTGAACTCGCGCGCCGCCAAGGGCGACGTGGTCCACCGCGCGGGTGGCATCGGAATGGTGCTAGCCAACGGGGCGTTCGACGGCGAGGGCCTTGTCGCCGACTGCCACGTCCTTCCGGCGACCGCCGTCGGCGCGGCTGCGGGCGACAGGCTCCGCAAGTACATCGCGTCGTCCACCAAGCAGAGGCCCGCCACGGGTACCATCCTGTTCGAGGGCACCCACCTGGGCGTGCACCCGGCGCCGGTGGTGGCGGCGTTCTCGGCGCGCGGCCCGAACCCGCAATCCCCGGAGATCCTGAAGCCGGACCTGATAGCTCCCGGCCTCAACATCCTGGCGGCGTGGCCCAGCGGCGTCGGCCCGGCCGGCATTCCCTCGGACATCCGCCGCACCGAGTTCAACATCCTGTCAGGCACGTCCATGGCCTGCCCGCACGTGTCCGGGCTCGCCGCGCTGCTCAAGGCGGCGCACCCGACCTGGAGCCCCGCGGCGATCAAGTCGGCGCTGATGACCACGGCCTACGTGAGGGACAACAGCAACGGGACGATGGTGGACGAGTCGACGGGCGCGGTGGCCGGCGCGTTCGACTTCGGCGCCGGGCACGTGGACCCGATGCGCGCCATGGACCCGGGTCTGGTGTACGACATCGGGCCGGGGGACTACGTCAACTTCCTGTGCAACCTCAACTACACGGAGCAGAACATCCGCGCCATCACGCGGCGGCAGGCGGACTGCCGCGGCGCGCGGCGCGCCGGGCACGCGGGCAACCTCAACTACCCGTCGATGTCGGCCACGTTCGTCGCCGCGGCGGACGGCGCCAGggagacgacgacgatgaggacGCACTTCATCCGGACGGCGACCAACGTGGGCGGGGGCGGGAAGGCGGTGTACCGCGCGTCGGTCCAGGCCCCCGAGGGGTGCAACGTGACGGTGCAGCCGCGGCAGCTGGCGTTCCGGCGCGACGGGCAGCGGCTGAGCTTCACGGTGCGGGTGGAGgccgcggtggcggcggcgcccggGAAGAGGATGGAGCCCGGGAGCTCGCAGGTGCGGAGCGGCGCGCTGACGTGGAGCGACGGCAGGCACGTCGTCCGTAGCCCGATCGTGGTGACGGTGCAGGCGCCATTGCAGTGA